One stretch of Chroococcidiopsis sp. CCMEE 29 DNA includes these proteins:
- a CDS encoding HU family DNA-binding protein, which produces MNKTELIAAVAAKAQVSQNQANAILSATLDTIVESVAAGEKVVLIGFGSFEAKQRQAREARNPRTGETMTVAATQVPTFSAGKVFKQKVKPTA; this is translated from the coding sequence ATGAATAAAACTGAATTGATTGCTGCTGTAGCTGCCAAAGCCCAAGTGAGCCAAAACCAAGCAAACGCCATCCTCAGTGCCACATTGGATACGATAGTTGAATCAGTGGCGGCGGGTGAGAAGGTAGTATTAATTGGCTTTGGTTCGTTTGAAGCGAAGCAACGACAGGCACGGGAGGCGCGAAATCCCAGGACGGGTGAGACAATGACAGTGGCAGCGACTCAAGTGCCAACTTTTTCGGCTGGGAAGGTGTTTAAACAGAAAGTCAAACCAACCGCTTAA
- a CDS encoding tyrosine-type recombinase/integrase, whose amino-acid sequence MSSSPPPVKVPFSVRRDREFLYLQEVDALITALAQTRYPIRNQALALLLFCQALQPSELCWLRWCDLNFSENLLLLTRNRLKSSRCPSGQITVNLQPLCPPEIDILQKLYTQRTTDWVFASERKQRLSERSLHHLIQQAGTVTSVPLTVHPYMLRRSGLYYRAAVLLQPLELSLRSCCLLWNWYSTNIPFSAQQEQEYGAIRRKQEEAFLIALERMKAFTGIKVEQNVIDYLLGAFLLFPRLQGIPHDYWLAPSSWHEQTLPKKSRASCSR is encoded by the coding sequence ATGTCCTCGTCTCCACCCCCAGTTAAAGTCCCTTTCTCGGTTCGCCGCGACCGCGAGTTTCTCTACCTGCAAGAAGTCGATGCCCTGATTACTGCCTTGGCACAAACTCGCTACCCCATCCGCAATCAAGCGCTCGCACTTCTCCTATTCTGCCAAGCCCTACAACCAAGCGAATTGTGCTGGCTGCGCTGGTGTGACCTGAACTTTAGCGAAAATCTCCTGCTTCTAACTCGTAACCGTCTCAAGTCCAGTCGCTGCCCTTCTGGTCAAATTACAGTTAATCTCCAGCCGCTATGCCCACCTGAAATTGACATCCTTCAAAAACTTTACACCCAGCGTACTACAGACTGGGTGTTTGCCTCCGAGCGAAAACAACGCCTCAGCGAGCGCTCGCTACACCACCTGATTCAACAGGCTGGCACGGTCACCTCTGTGCCTTTGACTGTACATCCTTATATGCTGAGGCGTTCTGGACTTTACTATCGTGCCGCTGTGCTATTGCAACCTCTGGAGTTATCTTTGCGCTCCTGTTGCTTGCTGTGGAACTGGTACAGCACCAACATCCCTTTCTCAGCTCAACAGGAACAAGAGTATGGCGCTATCCGGCGGAAACAAGAAGAGGCTTTTTTGATTGCCTTAGAGCGGATGAAAGCTTTTACTGGAATTAAGGTGGAGCAGAATGTCATTGATTACCTACTCGGCGCTTTTTTGTTGTTTCCCCGCCTCCAAGGGATTCCTCACGATTACTGGCTGGCTCCCTCAAGCTGGCACGAGCAAACTTTGCCGAAAAAATCTAGAGCGAGTTGCAGTAGATAA
- a CDS encoding IS110 family transposase: protein MKNTEQTSYTGKEVFIGIDVHKKSYSVVARCDREVVKKWTTVASPKELSQQMQKYFSGATIHSVYEAGFSGFALHRELVRHGIDNIVVHAASIEIAANDRVKTDKRDAQKMAALLEAGRLRGNRIPSEQEEQRRMLTRTRQQLVEERTAIKNKIRMKFHQLGLIEYDENRPMSHKLVKELLGGTDSSEFRIVIQAYWNIWKKLDEEICNLAGAIKEQAKTDPLDATYRWAPGVGPLSARILAPELGDMSQFNNERQLFSYTGLTPWEYSSGENIRRGHISRQGNSRLRAILVESAWRAIQKDRALGEFFERLYPRTGKKRAIVAVARKLIGRIRAAFHNQVNYQMEYRNSKALTA from the coding sequence ATGAAAAATACAGAACAAACTTCATACACTGGAAAAGAAGTCTTCATAGGAATTGATGTCCACAAGAAAAGTTATTCAGTAGTTGCCAGATGTGATAGAGAAGTCGTCAAAAAATGGACAACGGTTGCATCACCGAAAGAGCTATCACAACAGATGCAGAAGTACTTTAGTGGAGCAACAATCCATTCAGTTTATGAAGCAGGATTTTCAGGATTTGCTCTTCACCGTGAGTTAGTGAGACATGGAATTGACAATATTGTGGTTCATGCCGCGTCGATTGAAATTGCAGCTAATGATCGAGTCAAGACGGACAAACGGGACGCTCAAAAAATGGCGGCGCTGCTTGAGGCAGGACGCTTAAGGGGCAACCGCATCCCCAGCGAGCAGGAAGAGCAACGGCGAATGCTGACGCGAACGAGACAACAGCTTGTCGAAGAACGAACAGCAATCAAAAACAAAATCAGAATGAAATTTCACCAACTCGGACTGATTGAGTATGACGAGAATCGGCCTATGAGTCATAAGTTGGTCAAAGAGCTACTGGGTGGTACAGATTCATCTGAGTTTAGGATCGTGATTCAAGCTTACTGGAATATTTGGAAGAAACTAGATGAAGAAATCTGCAATCTGGCTGGAGCGATTAAGGAGCAGGCCAAAACAGATCCTCTTGACGCAACCTACCGTTGGGCACCTGGGGTTGGTCCGCTTTCTGCTCGGATTCTTGCTCCGGAGTTGGGAGATATGTCTCAATTTAACAATGAGCGCCAGTTGTTTTCCTACACGGGTTTAACACCCTGGGAGTATTCTAGTGGCGAAAATATTCGCCGGGGGCATATCAGTAGACAAGGAAATAGCCGATTGAGAGCAATACTAGTAGAGAGCGCGTGGCGGGCAATCCAGAAGGACAGAGCATTAGGGGAGTTCTTTGAGAGGCTGTATCCTCGAACTGGGAAAAAGCGAGCGATTGTTGCTGTTGCTAGAAAACTGATTGGTCGGATTCGGGCAGCTTTCCACAACCAAGTTAATTACCAAATGGAATATCGAAATTCTAAGGCTCTTACAGCTTAA
- a CDS encoding IS1 family transposase, which yields MSQLQLDQVEVVVKQAQTDDEPGVDESELDEMWSYVGKKTNPRWLWHAIDRKTGKVLAYVFGGRKDEVFLQLKALLDPFGIKRYCTDGWGAYERHLPVELHEVGKRKTQRIERKHLRLRTRIKRLMRKTICFSKTELMHDLVIGLFINRYEFGLPI from the coding sequence TTGAGCCAACTCCAACTCGACCAAGTGGAGGTAGTGGTTAAGCAGGCCCAAACAGACGATGAGCCTGGAGTAGACGAATCTGAACTGGATGAGATGTGGAGCTACGTGGGGAAGAAGACAAATCCTCGATGGTTATGGCATGCTATTGACCGAAAGACAGGGAAAGTACTGGCTTATGTCTTTGGAGGGCGAAAAGATGAAGTTTTCCTTCAACTTAAGGCATTATTAGACCCGTTTGGAATCAAACGATATTGCACGGATGGATGGGGAGCCTATGAGCGTCATCTTCCAGTTGAGCTTCATGAGGTAGGGAAGCGGAAAACCCAGAGGATTGAACGCAAGCATTTGAGGTTGAGAACGAGAATTAAGCGACTAATGCGCAAGACGATTTGCTTTTCCAAGACAGAGTTGATGCATGATTTGGTAATTGGGTTGTTTATCAATCGCTATGAATTTGGTCTACCAATTTAG
- a CDS encoding IS1-like element transposase: MMTVWLAIHCPHCQSTDVKKHGTSSNGKRRYRCLNPDCPYETFSQSIDYPGRRREVKQQIVEMTLNGSGVRDIARVLHVSTATVIQELKKNSPIAMRQSVAVEPTPTRPSGGSG; the protein is encoded by the coding sequence ATGATGACTGTTTGGCTAGCCATTCACTGTCCCCATTGCCAAAGTACGGATGTGAAGAAACACGGGACATCTTCCAATGGTAAAAGACGTTATCGTTGCCTCAATCCTGATTGTCCGTATGAAACCTTCAGTCAAAGTATAGATTACCCAGGCCGGAGACGAGAAGTCAAACAACAAATTGTGGAAATGACCCTCAATGGTAGTGGGGTGAGAGATATCGCCCGCGTGTTGCATGTCAGCACAGCTACAGTCATCCAAGAATTAAAAAAAAATTCCCCAATTGCAATGCGTCAATCAGTTGCTGTTGAGCCAACTCCAACTCGACCAAGTGGAGGTAGTGGTTAA
- a CDS encoding DUF4188 domain-containing protein, with amino-acid sequence MWKNLLWIKSATTKAAGCVQVKAGICGSDEVIMVSYWRSEQDLKHFFRGEPHRQMMQFVMKHPDSLCLYNETYQSGHSGKYSHEPQGMAMLYAS; translated from the coding sequence ATGTGGAAAAATCTGCTGTGGATCAAGAGTGCCACCACCAAGGCAGCGGGCTGCGTCCAGGTCAAAGCAGGAATTTGCGGATCTGATGAAGTGATCATGGTCAGCTATTGGCGTTCAGAGCAGGATCTCAAACACTTTTTCCGAGGCGAACCGCACCGACAGATGATGCAGTTTGTGATGAAGCACCCTGATAGCCTCTGTCTGTACAATGAGACGTATCAATCGGGACACAGCGGTAAATATAGTCATGAGCCGCAGGGAATGGCAATGCTTTATGCCAGTTAG
- a CDS encoding IS6 family transposase, protein MNCPHCHSKHSSSLNRTTDLGYWMYQCQECKRYFNERTGTSFNFLELPTDIVFQVLLCRLRYKMSLRDVAEFFRLRGFEFTHETVRDGEERFAAVFAIQLRAKRKGKVSSSWDVDETYIRVKGKWCYLDRAIDRDGNLVDSMLSQKRDLEAAIAFFTEAIAVTGILPERVTTDGHAADPRAITEVLGTDVDHRVSDCLTNRIEQDHRGLKQRYYPMLGFKTFASAKRYCQAFDEVRNYFRPRSRMTEFVSLSTRRERFVTRVQKLQEIFQTA, encoded by the coding sequence ATGAACTGTCCCCACTGCCACTCTAAGCATTCGAGTAGCCTCAACCGGACAACTGACTTAGGCTACTGGATGTATCAGTGTCAGGAGTGTAAGCGCTACTTCAATGAGCGCACAGGGACATCGTTCAACTTTCTAGAACTGCCCACTGATATCGTATTTCAGGTGCTGTTGTGCCGGTTGCGTTACAAGATGAGCCTGCGGGATGTGGCCGAATTTTTCCGACTGCGGGGTTTTGAGTTCACCCACGAGACGGTGCGCGATGGGGAGGAGAGGTTTGCTGCGGTATTTGCTATTCAGCTGCGTGCCAAGCGCAAGGGAAAGGTGAGTTCGTCCTGGGACGTAGATGAAACCTATATTCGGGTCAAAGGCAAGTGGTGCTATCTGGATCGGGCTATTGACCGCGACGGGAATCTTGTCGATTCTATGCTAAGCCAGAAACGAGATTTGGAGGCGGCAATTGCTTTCTTTACAGAGGCAATCGCGGTGACAGGCATTCTACCAGAACGAGTAACTACGGACGGACACGCTGCTGATCCCAGAGCAATTACCGAAGTGTTGGGAACTGATGTGGACCACCGGGTGAGCGACTGCCTCACCAATCGTATTGAGCAAGACCATCGGGGGCTCAAGCAGCGCTACTACCCGATGTTGGGCTTTAAAACATTTGCATCAGCTAAACGATACTGCCAAGCATTTGATGAAGTCCGCAACTATTTCCGACCCCGTAGCCGGATGACAGAATTCGTGTCTCTATCGACAAGACGTGAGCGATTTGTTACACGGGTCCAGAAACTGCAAGAGATTTTCCAAACCGCCTAA
- a CDS encoding saccharopine dehydrogenase NADP-binding domain-containing protein, which produces MLASKIYTSFKGRLFLLGFGCIGQAILPLILRHIALSLEQITIISAREEERETAESYGINFIHYALTPENCRSFWKNFLSQGDFLVNVSADIASVDLIEVCLECNVLYLDTSNEPWLGGCTDPNVTLAERSCYA; this is translated from the coding sequence ATGTTAGCATCCAAAATTTATACCTCATTTAAAGGTAGGCTTTTCCTTTTAGGATTCGGCTGCATTGGACAGGCCATTCTACCTCTTATCCTAAGGCACATTGCGCTGTCTTTAGAACAGATCACCATCATTAGTGCGCGTGAAGAAGAACGGGAAACAGCTGAATCCTATGGCATCAATTTCATCCACTACGCATTAACGCCGGAAAACTGCCGTTCCTTCTGGAAAAACTTTCTTAGTCAGGGCGATTTCCTGGTCAATGTTTCCGCTGATATCGCCAGCGTAGATTTGATAGAAGTCTGCCTGGAATGTAACGTCCTTTACCTCGATACCAGCAACGAGCCTTGGCTAGGAGGATGCACCGACCCTAATGTAACGCTGGCAGAACGTTCCTGCTATGCCTGA
- a CDS encoding recombinase family protein, which produces MTHQQKTIRVGIYLRVSTTAKEDDAEQQPSATQAPSERRRYVRKGQNPENQLRQLKEFCERHEWEIYKTYTDYESGRKGRRERQQFAQMFKDAAQRRFDVVLFWSLDRFTREGIQKTIHYLQQLDAYGVKFKSFTEPLLDSDNELIAHVVLGMLSYLANHEAVRISERTKAGIERLRAQGVTWGRPNGFEQWQDKLIGMKAAGYSQGKISRETGLSYNTVKNYLKRLSSTTDPDS; this is translated from the coding sequence ATGACCCATCAACAGAAAACCATTCGCGTTGGCATTTACCTGCGGGTGTCCACCACCGCCAAAGAGGACGACGCCGAGCAACAACCATCAGCAACGCAAGCGCCCAGCGAGCGCCGGCGATATGTGCGTAAAGGGCAAAACCCGGAGAACCAGCTGCGCCAGCTGAAGGAATTCTGCGAGCGGCACGAATGGGAAATCTACAAAACCTACACTGACTACGAATCCGGCCGGAAGGGCAGGCGAGAGCGGCAGCAGTTTGCACAGATGTTCAAGGATGCCGCGCAGCGTCGCTTTGACGTGGTGCTGTTCTGGTCTCTTGACCGCTTCACCCGGGAAGGCATTCAGAAGACGATCCACTATCTGCAGCAGCTGGATGCCTACGGCGTCAAATTCAAAAGCTTCACCGAACCGCTGCTCGACAGCGACAATGAACTGATCGCCCATGTGGTGCTGGGAATGCTGTCCTACCTCGCGAATCATGAAGCAGTCCGCATCTCCGAGCGGACCAAAGCGGGCATTGAACGGCTGCGGGCACAGGGAGTGACATGGGGGCGCCCCAATGGCTTTGAACAGTGGCAGGATAAACTCATTGGAATGAAAGCAGCAGGCTATTCTCAGGGGAAAATCAGCCGCGAAACAGGGCTTTCATACAATACCGTCAAAAACTATTTAAAACGCCTCTCTTCTACCACCGACCCTGATAGCTAA